In Rosa rugosa chromosome 4, drRosRugo1.1, whole genome shotgun sequence, the genomic stretch GACATATTTCAATTACATGTGGAGTCTCATCAGAAAATGAATCTGCATGCGAcatttgtttgaattacatgtggaatcTGATGAGAAAATGGTGAGACTTGTTTAAATTACATGCGGAATCTAatgagagaaaatgatgatttctgttcgaattacatgtggaatttgatgacaaaatgaatttccatgttagttttgtttgaattacatgtgggatGATGCGAGAAAATTTCAGCATTTTGTCATTGTTCAATGTCTTTGTCACTGCCCATGTCGTTGCACTGGTCACTGGctatggtcatgtaactggtcatgtcactatCATAAACATGTGCATAAATATGTCACTGGTTAAGTAACTGTCAAAAATAACTATTGAATTCTAATTTTCTTAACTGTTTACaggatttttttaaaaaagttcgaggaatggaccaactaaaaagaaaacaaagtaaggAATCTGGAGAAGAACAATCTGAAGGACAAAGTCCAGAAGAAACAATTGCAGAAAAGTTGAAAGTGATAAAATGGAAGAAactgaaagagagaaaaaagcgaaagcagaaaactgaagatgaagaagaatcaagtgaagatgaggaaggaacaactggagatgaagaagaatctgatgaagaacaagtccgGCGTAACAAGACGAAGaaggataaaaagaagaaaactggaaagcagaaaagaagaaaaccggaaggaactgaagatgaagaacaatctaatgaagaacaagtccgcagtaagaagaagaataagattaaaaaggagaaaagaagaaaaagggaagaaaatgaagatgaagaagaagttcgtgcaaagaagaagaagaaaatggataaaAGGAACACCAAAAAAGAGAgtacaaagaagaaggaagaaactgacgaggaagaagatacaaaggatgatgaagaggaaaaagtcccagggaaaaggaaaagatatgTAAAAGAGGGTTATGTGCAGTATCGCTGCACAATGCttgcttttctgaaaacaattgcagaaaacaaaaataacctgACTGAAGGTACtttagagctgctgcagaaaacACCCTTTACAACGCTGATAGATGCATTCCATGGAGgttcaattaaagaaaaggatGCAAAGAAATCAGATGATTTAATCACACTTCTGCTACAAGCATACAACAGTGACACAGACCTTTTTGTGTTTGGGAACAGGAAATTCAGAATGTCAACAagtgatatatctatgattTTAGGAGTGCCGGCATCCGGGTTATCAGTACCAAAGACCAAAGAAGGGGCATACAAATCTGAGTTCGTGACTAAATACTTTGACAAAAAGCAGAGGATCAACAAGGCGGCTGCAGAGGAAGCTTTGAAGAAGGCATTGGCAGAAACTCCAGAAACAGGGGATGAAAAAACGAAACGGGACAGAAATGTTGCCGTATTAGTACTCTTGAACCTTTTCATCAAACTCCTGTTCCCAAACTCTGGAGGAACAATATCTTGGGACTATATAAGAGTATGTGAAGAGGTGGAAAGTCTGGGAAAATATAGCTGGGCAAAGGAAGTTGGCGACTTccttaaaaaatcaattaaacgaAAGGCAAAAGAATCCCAAAACATGGCAGGTTGCGTGATATTGGTGATGGTAAATTCCCGTAACTTGTTAAAAATTTGTTTATGCATGATTTTGCTGTCGTATGCTGTTGTAACTACAAAAACTAGATCAGTGTCATGTCACTGTTAAGGTCACTGGACAGGTAACTGGCTAGGTCACTGTTAATGTTACTGTCAAGTTTttgtcactgacaatgtcactgttGTATTTGCATATGTCATTGGTTATGTTTGTGATATTCATATGGGTAAGCAGCTGTTTGAAAAATAACTaactagttttctatttttattttttattttccaaacagtATTGGTTTTGCCACAAGACGGGAGTAGTGCCGCCAATCTCTGGAAGAGAAACCGAAAAACACGGAATAAGAAAGTGGCAATTAAAGACCCTGATAGAAAAAAAAGGGGATTTCAACACCATGGGAAAGTTGAAGGTATGTTAATTTGATGTAGATAAACTAGGTCAATGGTCTTGTCACTGGGTCTTGTCACTTGCTCAGTGACCTGGTCTTGGTCaggtcactgaccaagtcattGACTATGTAACTGCTCATGTTATTGTTATATTTTCATGTCACAGTGCATGTATCTTTGCATGTCTatgattgtgttgttgttttttttctgtcactgcttatgtcactgacaacttttgtaattttgtttcagaaaatctttgataaagttaaagaagatgcagaggaagaagattctGAGTCTAATACAGACacagaaagtaaagaaaaaaagaatgatgGGCAAgaagatattgttgaaaatagaaCCAGTGGAAACATTAAGGATGAGAAGATGGAGACAGAGATAGGGAAGACCAATGAAGAGAAGAACGAATTACAGAGAAAGTTGGAGGGAAAGGAAGAAGAGCTAAGTGctttgaaaaaagaagttgaggagaaagacaaggaaattggcagaataaaagaagagaatgaggatgtgttattggaaaatgaggtgctgaaaattgagaaagccTCACTAATTAACAGAGTGAAGCACTTGGAGGGCATAGTGATGGCACTAACTGAGAAGTTTGAGTCGCCAATAGCACGTCCAGGTGATGACAACGACTCAACTCCTCCTCCCCCACCACCTAGTTTCCCTCCGCAAAAACCAAAGGCCCCTCAGGACAAGCCAACTGACAGCAAGCactccaaaaacacaaaatctcaaGGTGGTAGTCAGGGAACTCAATCACAACCTGCCTGCTCCACAGCAAGCGCATCTGAGATGGCATCTGCAGCACCTCACTCAACCGACCAAGGACATCAGTCACCACTTCAATGCCTTGCCCAAGCAGCTGCACAGATTCATTCACCAACCTCTCCTGAGGTTAAATTGAGAATGACGGAAGATGCTTGCACACCGAATACTGCTTGGGTTAATGCATTGTTTGTGTTTCCACCTCCGGGCGTGTTTCAAACTCCACCTCCAAGAAAAGTCAGTTTGGAAGATATGCAAGCAGAGCCAAACAAGTATCAGATCATTATATCACCAGAGGTTCAGCCTGTTTTTGACGTCGAACCAGTCAATTACATTCCTCCTACAGAACAGATGACAAGAGCTGAGTTCATCAAGCCAATTTTAGAGGAGATATCAGGGCAGGACTCAGAATCTATTGGCCTCTATTGTTATGTGGTTAGGacgaagagaaaggagagagtacAAAAAACACATCATATTTTCTGGTGGGACGAGGTAAAGAGCAAAGGCAGAGGACGAAAATGACCAGAATCACAGcataggaaaagaaaaaaggacagaCAGCTGAACAGAAGCCACAGGAGGAAGTGATACATGATTTGACGATTAATGTGAATGACGaggaacaaacagaaaaaaaacgaaattgaagTGATAGATTGGCAAAAACGACAACTGTACAACCTACTTGACAGCCCAACTAAAAGCAAACTAGAGAAGTACTGGAACAAGGCAGAACAAAGGTAATGTTTCATGTTACAGCTCACAAGATAGTGACTTAACTTGCCATGTAGCTGTCTGagtcactggacaagtcactgtccagatcatggcaattgccatgtagctggcctagtcactggtcaagtcactgtccaaatcatggcaattgccatgtagctggccaagtcactgtccagatcatggcaattgccatgtagctggcctagtcactgtccagatcatggcaattgccatgtagctggctaaGTCACTGATCAactcactgtccagatcatggcaattgccatgtagctggccaagtcactgtccagatcattggCAAGTGAAAAGTAACTGGCTAAGTCACAGGACTAACAACGTTCTATGTTATGCAGCGTATTATTCTGGGAGGGAAAAGAGCCTGGAAGCGAAATCACAAGGGCAGATGTCAAAATGTTCATAAGCGATCAATCAATAGCAAACAACTGGATTGATTGCTATGGGGAAATGTTGAAGGATGAACTGCAAAACGAAAGTTCACAAAGTTTGGGAAGATCTGCTTTTATGCATAGCATGTGTTGGGTAAGTATGACGAGCACTTTCTCATAAACATTGAATCCttatctctcattctttgtttatttataactcgttctatgtatttctttctttctttttttaaatagtattcgacaatacatttaactgtgagaaacctccatcaatacttgtgtgagccgctgttccaaaacatgggaaaatgcagcatgcttttcttcccaattacccataatgaagaatttcaccacacgctcttggtctttgacaaggacataccgcaatggctgcattttgattcaatgaaaccaagaagagcaggaacaggggagtgctttaaaagtataaaaaaattggtaagaaacttcttactgaccatgtaacttaccatGTAACTATCACTCACTAATCTGTTAAAAACTACAGGTTGAAATGGTCGAGCTGTGGATGAGAGCAGTGAAAGATCAAGCAGATGATATGCTGCAGCAAGGCTGCCGAATGAAATTTGACAAGAGTCAAAGcactcacacaaaattaaagatGGTTGAAAGTATTTTGAGCGATGACGAAATAAGAACAATAAGCTGGATAAAGGAAAATTATGATGGTGGAAGGATCCCTTTGAACCATGCCAGAATCTGCCCCCAATAAGACCAAGGATCGTAAGTCtatattcaaaaatttaaaatgataactttactgttactaagtttggtcaaaatcattaacttgaaatttttaattgtcaACAGATTAGATTGCGGAGCTTTTATAATGTATTACATGGACGGAATGGCAAAAGAGGAGAAGCTGCCAAACAAAGTCACCAAAGCTCAGATGATGAAGTTCAAagctcaaatattcaaaaaatttgcagaacataagcagagctggaactcagcaaattaagaattttagaaatttgtttgtttagttcagaatttcagaaatttgtttgtttagttcagcAAATATACTTGTATGGATCTTTTTATTCAAGTTTAATGCATCTTCTGAATTCATAGGGcaagtcactgactatgtaaatatgaaggacgcatataattgaaagtgtcattattaaattcactactgcccattatgtaactgcttaagtcactggccaagtaaaaagaaaactgaatgtcagtggccaagtcactaggcaagttactgtaaaactcaagtaactgaccaagtcactgataatgtacatgaccatgtaactgaccatgtaacttacaataaatgtaactgaccatgtaactgaacatgtaactaaacatgtagctgaatatgtaactggacaaaaaacattaaaactataagtcactagagaagtcacagccaaaatgatattcctatttcagtttgcagcgtgccgctgcaccgcaacggcagcgttccgctgccaattaataaaccaaagttgttgtagctacttcattttttaattttcattaatatttgcagcgtgccgctgcaccgcaacggcagcgttccgctgccaatGACCAAATCTATATGCAGTAATCCAACTACAAGTCATAGAACAAGTCACCGACAAGAtaactaaaaactaatgtcaatggacaaatcaattagtttacaaatggttatgtcactatacatgtaactattaaaacctgtagacacaaagaatactgaaggatttataaaagaagaaagcagaaaaactgtctcatagtcaaaaaaaaaaaattccaatgagtaagcaccttacaagcacttcttatcatttattgaaaaaaatgaaaaatcaaaacaaatattcaaactgtattggagtcacttgctatgtcacttgccatgtcactgttaaaggcatgtaggcagaattgaacctatatcggagctgtacaactctttctgttgtgaccatcacattttccacacctaccacacttgatcaccctggttttctcgctcctttttctgaacctcttctttctagGCCTTCCCGGTGGTCTTCTAGTCAAAGGCGGCTGCAAGATCACAGCATCTCTACCAAAATCATGCACTTGCTTCGAAATAGAGGGAAGAGGATTAATTGGGAAAGAATAAGTTTCTCGATATTTATCCACCTTGTACAGCTCATTGACATACAAATACGGGGAAGAACCATGTTGTTGGATCACTACAAGTGCATGGGAACATGGGAAGCCATACAGCTGCCATTCTCCACACGAACAAAACCGACTTTCCAAATTTACCATGCTATTGTACTTTTGGCAGTGAACTTCATACACATAGGTATCAGACCTGCTCACTCTCCAATGCCTTCCGACTTCCAAATTGTCCTTCAGCTTCTTTTCAATCACTGGGCACAACTCAGAAAACCATTCATGAGCATCCTGCTTCCGAGTAGCAATTGAAGCCATGGACTTCACTCTAATGCCATCATTAATATGAAGAATAGGAAGACTCTTCAAAGGCAACacccaattattg encodes the following:
- the LOC133744947 gene encoding uncharacterized protein LOC133744947 produces the protein MTRNKQKKNEIEVIDWQKRQLYNLLDSPTKSKLEKYWNKAEQSVLFWEGKEPGSEITRADVKMFISDQSIANNWIDCYGEMLKDELQNESSQSLGRSAFMHSMCWYSTIHLTVRNLHQYLCEPLFQNMGKCSMLFFPITHNEEFHHTLLVFDKDIPQWLHFDSMKPRRAGTGECFKSIKKLVEMVELWMRAVKDQADDMLQQGCRMKFDKSQSTHTKLKMVESILSDDEIRTISWIKENYDGGRIPLNHARICPQ